Proteins from a single region of Malaclemys terrapin pileata isolate rMalTer1 chromosome 23, rMalTer1.hap1, whole genome shotgun sequence:
- the ASB8 gene encoding ankyrin repeat and SOCS box protein 8 isoform X2 produces the protein MEGADVNCMHGILKPLHCACMVADADCVELLLQKGAEVNALDGYNRTALHYAAEKDETCVEILLEYGANPSALDGNKDTPLHWAAFKNNAECVRTLLENGALVNARDYNDDTPLSWAAMKGNLESVSILLDFGAEVRVVNLKGQTPISRLVALLVRGLGTEREDSCFDLLHRAIGHFDLRKNGNMPREVMRDQQLCEKLTLLCSAPGTLKTLSRYALRRSLGVQFLPDAVKELPLPESLKEYLLLLR, from the exons ATGGAG GGAGCCGACGTTAACTGTATGCACGGCATTCTGAAGCCGCTACACTGCGCTTGTATGGTTGCCGATGCGGATTGTGTTGAACTACTGCTGCAAAAAGGAGCGGAG GTCAACGCCCTTGACGGGTACAACCGAACAGCCCTTCATTATGCAGCAGAAAAAGATGAGACCTGCGTTGAGATCCTCTTAGAATACGGCGCAAACCCCAGTGCGCTGGATGGGAACAAGGACACGCCCCTCCATTGGGCTGCCTTTAAAAACAATGCAGAGTGCGTCCGAACGCTTTTGGAGAACGGCGCCTTGGTTAATGCTCGGGATTATAATGACGACACACCCCTGAGCTGGGCTGCCATGAAGGGGAACCTAGAGAGCGTGAGCATACTCCTGGATTTCGGAGCGGAGGTCAGGGTGGTTAATTTGAAAGGCCAGACGCCGATATCTAGGCTGGTTGCGTTGTTGGTCAGAGGACTTGGTACCGAGCGAGAAGATTCTTGCTTTGATCTTCTTCACAGAGCTATTGGACACTTCGATTTAAGAAAAAATGGTAATATGCCCAGGGAGGTTATGAGAGATCAGCAGCTGTGTGAAAAactgaccctgctctgctccGCCCCAGGTACCTTAAAGACACTGTCTCGCTATGCCCTGCGGCGTAGCCTGGGAGTCCAGTTCCTGCCAGATGCAGTGAAGGAGCTTCCTTTGCCTGAGTCCCTGAAAGAATATCTGTTGCTCCTTAGATAA
- the LOC128828083 gene encoding zinc finger protein OZF-like isoform X3 gives MECRKEPRVSILPDPSEWLNQRGACKADHQILSQTEEDTPQQEGAGKAESHRASAERTGGDVSQQIQPGAGGNPVEQDHLTSTTPLGARRPRGDVTQQSLRGAMENSTERDLQDVTTRRPGGDISQQSLCGAGENPTERDLLDPPASRRPGACADCGKTFSLSSNLLRHRRTHLGQKPYRCVECGKAFAQSQHLLAHQRVHTGERPFLCTQCGKSFSQSQHLRTHRQTHGGQRPHQCPECGQSFSQTSNLLKHRRGHLGHKPFRCAQCGKGFGESSTLIRHQRTHTGERPYRCPACGKAFSQSSNLLKHQRTHTRERPYRCEQCGKAFGKSSAAILHQRTHTGERPYPCPQCGKRFSQRPHLAAHCRVHTGEKPFACPQCGRIFSQSATLSRHRRTHRLEGEQAGEAPRPGEDGVSEKAAPCENSARWGERVAGEHQYGYSGL, from the exons ATGGAATGCAGGAAAGAACCCCGTGTCTCAATTCTCCCAGACCCCAGCGAATGGCTGAATCAAAGAGGTGCCTGCAAAG CAGATCACCAGATCCTGAGCCAAACTGAAGAGGACACCCCGCAGCAGGAGGGCGCTGGGAAAGCGGAGTCGCACAGGGCGTCAGCAGAGAGAACTGGAGGGGACGTCTCGCAGCAgatccagcctggggcagggggaaaccCCGTGGAGCAAGATCACCTTACCTCCACCACCCCACTGGGGGCCAGGCGACCCCGaggggatgtcacccagcagagTCTGCGGGGGGCCATGGAAAACTCCACAGAGCGGGATCTCCAAGATGTCACCACCAGGAGACCTGGAGGGGACATCTCCCAGCAGAGCTTGTGTGGGGCCGGGGAAAACCCCACTGAACGGGATCTCCTAGACCCACCGGCATCCCGGCGTCCCGGCGCCTGCGCCGACTGCGGGAAAACCTTCAGCCTGAGCTCGAACTTGCTGCGTCACCGTCGCACCCACCTGGGTCAGAAGCCCTACCGGTGCGTTGAATGCGGCAAGGCCTttgcccagagccagcacctcctggccCACCAGCGGGTCCACACGGGCGAGCGTCCCTTCCTCTGCACccagtgcgggaagagcttctcccagagccagcacctgcGCACCCACCGGCAGACCCACGGGGGCCAGCGGCCCCACCAGTGCCCCGAGTGCGGGCAGAGCTTTAGCCAGACCTCCAACCTCCTCAAACACCGCAGGGGCCACCTGGGCCACAAGCCTTTCCGGTGCGCCCAGTGCGGCAAAGGGTTTGGGGAGAGCTCCACCCTGATCCGccaccagcgcacccacaccgGCGAGCGGCCCTACCGCTGCCCGGCCTGCGGCAAGGCCTTCAGCCAGAGCTCCAACCTCCTCAagcaccagcgcacccacaccCGCGAACGGCCCTACCGCTGCGAGCAGTGCGGCAAGGCCTTCGGCAAGAGCTCCGCCGCCATCCtgcaccagcgcacccacaccggcgagcggccctacccctgcccccagtgcggcAAGCGCTTCAGCCAGCGCCCCCACCTGGCCGCCCACTGCCGCGTCCACACCGGCGAGAAGCCCTTCGCCTGCCCCCAGTGCGGCCGCATCTTCAGCCAGAGCGCCACGCTGAGCCGGCACCGCCGCACGCACCGACTGGAGGGGGAGCAGGCGGGGGAGGCGCCCCGACCGGGAGAAGACGGGGTTTCGGAGAAGGCGGCGCCGTGCGAGAACAGTGCACGGTGGGGGGAGCGCGTGGCCGGGGAGCACCAATAC GGCTACTCCGGCCTGTGA
- the LOC128828083 gene encoding zinc finger protein OZF-like isoform X1, with translation MECRKEPRVSILPDPSEWLNQRGACKADHQILSQTEEDTPQQEGAGKAESHRASAERTGGDVSQQIQPGAGGNPVEQDHLTSTTPLGARRPRGDVTQQSLRGAMENSTERDLQDVTTRRPGGDISQQSLCGAGENPTERDLLDPPASRRPGACADCGKTFSLSSNLLRHRRTHLGQKPYRCVECGKAFAQSQHLLAHQRVHTGERPFLCTQCGKSFSQSQHLRTHRQTHGGQRPHQCPECGQSFSQTSNLLKHRRGHLGHKPFRCAQCGKGFGESSTLIRHQRTHTGERPYRCPACGKAFSQSSNLLKHQRTHTRERPYRCEQCGKAFGKSSAAILHQRTHTGERPYPCPQCGKRFSQRPHLAAHCRVHTGEKPFACPQCGRIFSQSATLSRHRRTHRLEGEQAGEAPRPGEDGVSEKAAPCENSARWGERVAGEHQYMTHTLRGVVNNEGDRLLVQSELDLLGYSGL, from the exons ATGGAATGCAGGAAAGAACCCCGTGTCTCAATTCTCCCAGACCCCAGCGAATGGCTGAATCAAAGAGGTGCCTGCAAAG CAGATCACCAGATCCTGAGCCAAACTGAAGAGGACACCCCGCAGCAGGAGGGCGCTGGGAAAGCGGAGTCGCACAGGGCGTCAGCAGAGAGAACTGGAGGGGACGTCTCGCAGCAgatccagcctggggcagggggaaaccCCGTGGAGCAAGATCACCTTACCTCCACCACCCCACTGGGGGCCAGGCGACCCCGaggggatgtcacccagcagagTCTGCGGGGGGCCATGGAAAACTCCACAGAGCGGGATCTCCAAGATGTCACCACCAGGAGACCTGGAGGGGACATCTCCCAGCAGAGCTTGTGTGGGGCCGGGGAAAACCCCACTGAACGGGATCTCCTAGACCCACCGGCATCCCGGCGTCCCGGCGCCTGCGCCGACTGCGGGAAAACCTTCAGCCTGAGCTCGAACTTGCTGCGTCACCGTCGCACCCACCTGGGTCAGAAGCCCTACCGGTGCGTTGAATGCGGCAAGGCCTttgcccagagccagcacctcctggccCACCAGCGGGTCCACACGGGCGAGCGTCCCTTCCTCTGCACccagtgcgggaagagcttctcccagagccagcacctgcGCACCCACCGGCAGACCCACGGGGGCCAGCGGCCCCACCAGTGCCCCGAGTGCGGGCAGAGCTTTAGCCAGACCTCCAACCTCCTCAAACACCGCAGGGGCCACCTGGGCCACAAGCCTTTCCGGTGCGCCCAGTGCGGCAAAGGGTTTGGGGAGAGCTCCACCCTGATCCGccaccagcgcacccacaccgGCGAGCGGCCCTACCGCTGCCCGGCCTGCGGCAAGGCCTTCAGCCAGAGCTCCAACCTCCTCAagcaccagcgcacccacaccCGCGAACGGCCCTACCGCTGCGAGCAGTGCGGCAAGGCCTTCGGCAAGAGCTCCGCCGCCATCCtgcaccagcgcacccacaccggcgagcggccctacccctgcccccagtgcggcAAGCGCTTCAGCCAGCGCCCCCACCTGGCCGCCCACTGCCGCGTCCACACCGGCGAGAAGCCCTTCGCCTGCCCCCAGTGCGGCCGCATCTTCAGCCAGAGCGCCACGCTGAGCCGGCACCGCCGCACGCACCGACTGGAGGGGGAGCAGGCGGGGGAGGCGCCCCGACCGGGAGAAGACGGGGTTTCGGAGAAGGCGGCGCCGTGCGAGAACAGTGCACGGTGGGGGGAGCGCGTGGCCGGGGAGCACCAATAC atgacacacacactgcggggagtggtaaataatgaaggggacaggtTACTGGTACAGAGCGagctggatctcttg GGCTACTCCGGCCTGTGA
- the ASB8 gene encoding ankyrin repeat and SOCS box protein 8 isoform X1: MWYIMQSIQSKYSLSERLIRTITAIRSFPHDNVEDLISRGADVNCMHGILKPLHCACMVADADCVELLLQKGAEVNALDGYNRTALHYAAEKDETCVEILLEYGANPSALDGNKDTPLHWAAFKNNAECVRTLLENGALVNARDYNDDTPLSWAAMKGNLESVSILLDFGAEVRVVNLKGQTPISRLVALLVRGLGTEREDSCFDLLHRAIGHFDLRKNGNMPREVMRDQQLCEKLTLLCSAPGTLKTLSRYALRRSLGVQFLPDAVKELPLPESLKEYLLLLR, from the exons ATGTGGTATATTATGCAGAGCATTCAGAGTAAATACTCCTTGTCAGAGCGGTTGATCCGGACTATAACAGCCATACGATCTTTTCCACATGATAATGTTGAAGATCTTATCAGCAGG GGAGCCGACGTTAACTGTATGCACGGCATTCTGAAGCCGCTACACTGCGCTTGTATGGTTGCCGATGCGGATTGTGTTGAACTACTGCTGCAAAAAGGAGCGGAG GTCAACGCCCTTGACGGGTACAACCGAACAGCCCTTCATTATGCAGCAGAAAAAGATGAGACCTGCGTTGAGATCCTCTTAGAATACGGCGCAAACCCCAGTGCGCTGGATGGGAACAAGGACACGCCCCTCCATTGGGCTGCCTTTAAAAACAATGCAGAGTGCGTCCGAACGCTTTTGGAGAACGGCGCCTTGGTTAATGCTCGGGATTATAATGACGACACACCCCTGAGCTGGGCTGCCATGAAGGGGAACCTAGAGAGCGTGAGCATACTCCTGGATTTCGGAGCGGAGGTCAGGGTGGTTAATTTGAAAGGCCAGACGCCGATATCTAGGCTGGTTGCGTTGTTGGTCAGAGGACTTGGTACCGAGCGAGAAGATTCTTGCTTTGATCTTCTTCACAGAGCTATTGGACACTTCGATTTAAGAAAAAATGGTAATATGCCCAGGGAGGTTATGAGAGATCAGCAGCTGTGTGAAAAactgaccctgctctgctccGCCCCAGGTACCTTAAAGACACTGTCTCGCTATGCCCTGCGGCGTAGCCTGGGAGTCCAGTTCCTGCCAGATGCAGTGAAGGAGCTTCCTTTGCCTGAGTCCCTGAAAGAATATCTGTTGCTCCTTAGATAA
- the LOC128828083 gene encoding zinc finger protein OZF-like isoform X2, translating into MECRKEPRVSILPDPSEWLNQRGACKDHQILSQTEEDTPQQEGAGKAESHRASAERTGGDVSQQIQPGAGGNPVEQDHLTSTTPLGARRPRGDVTQQSLRGAMENSTERDLQDVTTRRPGGDISQQSLCGAGENPTERDLLDPPASRRPGACADCGKTFSLSSNLLRHRRTHLGQKPYRCVECGKAFAQSQHLLAHQRVHTGERPFLCTQCGKSFSQSQHLRTHRQTHGGQRPHQCPECGQSFSQTSNLLKHRRGHLGHKPFRCAQCGKGFGESSTLIRHQRTHTGERPYRCPACGKAFSQSSNLLKHQRTHTRERPYRCEQCGKAFGKSSAAILHQRTHTGERPYPCPQCGKRFSQRPHLAAHCRVHTGEKPFACPQCGRIFSQSATLSRHRRTHRLEGEQAGEAPRPGEDGVSEKAAPCENSARWGERVAGEHQYMTHTLRGVVNNEGDRLLVQSELDLLGYSGL; encoded by the exons ATGGAATGCAGGAAAGAACCCCGTGTCTCAATTCTCCCAGACCCCAGCGAATGGCTGAATCAAAGAGGTGCCTGCAAAG ATCACCAGATCCTGAGCCAAACTGAAGAGGACACCCCGCAGCAGGAGGGCGCTGGGAAAGCGGAGTCGCACAGGGCGTCAGCAGAGAGAACTGGAGGGGACGTCTCGCAGCAgatccagcctggggcagggggaaaccCCGTGGAGCAAGATCACCTTACCTCCACCACCCCACTGGGGGCCAGGCGACCCCGaggggatgtcacccagcagagTCTGCGGGGGGCCATGGAAAACTCCACAGAGCGGGATCTCCAAGATGTCACCACCAGGAGACCTGGAGGGGACATCTCCCAGCAGAGCTTGTGTGGGGCCGGGGAAAACCCCACTGAACGGGATCTCCTAGACCCACCGGCATCCCGGCGTCCCGGCGCCTGCGCCGACTGCGGGAAAACCTTCAGCCTGAGCTCGAACTTGCTGCGTCACCGTCGCACCCACCTGGGTCAGAAGCCCTACCGGTGCGTTGAATGCGGCAAGGCCTttgcccagagccagcacctcctggccCACCAGCGGGTCCACACGGGCGAGCGTCCCTTCCTCTGCACccagtgcgggaagagcttctcccagagccagcacctgcGCACCCACCGGCAGACCCACGGGGGCCAGCGGCCCCACCAGTGCCCCGAGTGCGGGCAGAGCTTTAGCCAGACCTCCAACCTCCTCAAACACCGCAGGGGCCACCTGGGCCACAAGCCTTTCCGGTGCGCCCAGTGCGGCAAAGGGTTTGGGGAGAGCTCCACCCTGATCCGccaccagcgcacccacaccgGCGAGCGGCCCTACCGCTGCCCGGCCTGCGGCAAGGCCTTCAGCCAGAGCTCCAACCTCCTCAagcaccagcgcacccacaccCGCGAACGGCCCTACCGCTGCGAGCAGTGCGGCAAGGCCTTCGGCAAGAGCTCCGCCGCCATCCtgcaccagcgcacccacaccggcgagcggccctacccctgcccccagtgcggcAAGCGCTTCAGCCAGCGCCCCCACCTGGCCGCCCACTGCCGCGTCCACACCGGCGAGAAGCCCTTCGCCTGCCCCCAGTGCGGCCGCATCTTCAGCCAGAGCGCCACGCTGAGCCGGCACCGCCGCACGCACCGACTGGAGGGGGAGCAGGCGGGGGAGGCGCCCCGACCGGGAGAAGACGGGGTTTCGGAGAAGGCGGCGCCGTGCGAGAACAGTGCACGGTGGGGGGAGCGCGTGGCCGGGGAGCACCAATAC atgacacacacactgcggggagtggtaaataatgaaggggacaggtTACTGGTACAGAGCGagctggatctcttg GGCTACTCCGGCCTGTGA
- the LOC128828085 gene encoding zinc finger protein 853-like: MEQEGEPRVQDSQDLREAELPGGTCAAADGSVSETEGETPQEGGAEPQGPVSESLREAVSQSPDPEKACESQGRPERQRRKTPGKRLVKSATQCEKGFRKLKDILVLRRSHSRLRPTICSECGKGFSRSSDLIRHQITHTGEKPYTCADCGKGFSQNSNLVTHQRIHTGEKPYQCRDCEKRFSESSALIQHQRTHTGEKPYKCGECGKRFSVSSNLIRHRRTHTDEKPYICIECGESFRHKSQLRRHQKLHVA; the protein is encoded by the exons ATGGAACAAGAGGGAGAGCCACGTGTCCAGGATTCCCAGGACTTGAGGGAAGCGGAGCTGCCAGGAGGCACCTGTGCAG CCGCCGATGGAAGTGTGAGTGAGACCGAGGGGGAGACGCCCCAAGAGGGAGGCGCTGAGCCGCAGGGGCCCGTCTCTGAAAGCCTCAGGGAGGCTGTCTCGCAGAGTCCCGATCCGGAGAAAGCTTGCGAGAGTCAGGGCCGGCCGGAAAGGCAGCGGAGAAAGACCCCGGGCAAGAGGCTGGTTAAATCCGCCACCCAGTGCGAGAAAGGCTTCCGGAAACTCAAGGACATCCTGGTGCTGCGGCGATCACATTCGCGGCTGAGACCCACCATCTGCAGCGAGTGTGGCAAAGGCTTCAGCCGGAGTTCCGACCTCATCCGGCACCAGATCACCCACACCGGCGAAAAACCCTACACCTGTGCCGACTGCGGCAAAGGCTTCAGCCAGAACTCCAATCTGGTGACccaccagcgcatccacaccgGCGAGAAACCATACCAGTGCAGGGACTGCGAGAAACGCTTCAGCGAGAGCTCCGCCCTCATCcagcaccagcgcacccacactGGCGAGAAGCCCTACAAGTGCGGGGAGTGCGGGAAGCGCTTCAGCGTCAGCTCCAACCTCATCCGCCACCGCCGGACCCACACCGACGAGAAGCCCTACATATGCATCGAATGCGGCGAGAGCTTCCGCCACAAGTCGCAACTGAGACGGCACCAGAAGCTGCATGTGGCGTAG